In Nitrospirota bacterium, the DNA window GGGGTTGAACGTCGCCGACGTGATCGCGCCCCAGGACCGCGAGCGGGCCCTGCAGAAAATCCAGGAAAGAATGCGGGGAAGCCGGAACGAACATCAGGAATACATGGCCATCCGGAAGGACGGCACGACCTTCCCTGGTACGGTCCATGCGATACCGATCGTCCGGGACGGCAGACCGGCAGGGCTGCGGGGGATACTGATCGATATCACGGACCGCAAGCGGTTCGAGGCCGAGGTGCTCCGGTCCCAGAAACTGGAGTCCATCGGGGTCATGGCAGGCGGCATCGCGCATGACTTCAACAACATCCTGACGGGCATCCTGGGCAACCTCTCGCTTGCCAAGATACGGCTGGACCGGAGCAATCCGCTTTACCAGCGCATTGACGAGGCCGAGAAAGCGTCCCTCCATGCGAGGGACCTGACACAGCAGCTCCTCACCTTTGCCCGGGGCGGGAGCCCGGTCAAAAAACTGATCGCTCTCGGCCCGCTGATCCGGGATGCCGTCGGCTTCGCGGTCCGGGGGAGCAATGTAAGGGTCGAGTACCGGCTGGACGAAGACCTGAAGCCGGTCGAAGCAGATGCCGGGCAGCTGGCGCAGGTCTTCCATAACCTCGTCATCAACGCATGCCAGGCCATGCCCCGGGGCGGGACGCTCGTCATCGCCGCGCAGAACTGCGGGGCCGGCACGGCAATAACCGCCCCGGCCCTGTCGGGCGACTTCGTGCAGGTCCGGATCGAGGACCAGGGCATCGGCATACCCCCGGAGCACCTATCAAAGATCTTCGATCCCTACTTCACGACGAAGCAGCGGGGGAGCGGGCTGGGCCTCGCCATCGCCTATTCCGTCGTGAAGAGCCACGGCGGACACATCGATGTCGCTTCGATCCTCGGGAGGGGCACGACCTTCACGCTGCATCTTCCCTCAGCGGAGGGGAGAGCCGCTCCGCGGCGCGCGGAGGAAACGGCAATCATCGGAGGAAAGGGAAGGGTCCTGGTGATGGACGACGAAGAGATCGTGCGCGCGGTGGTGATGTCCATGCTCATCGAACTCGGTTATGAAGCCGTGAGCAGCCGGGACGGAAGTGAAACGATCAGGCTGTACCGTGACGCGAAGGCTGCAGGAAGGGGTTTCGATGCGGTCATCATGGACCTGACGATACCGGGCGGGATGGGCGGCAAGGAGGCGGTCCGGGAGCTCCGCGCATTCGATCCGCACGTCAGGGCCATTGTTTCGAGCGGCTATTCCGACGACCCCATTATGGCTGATTATCAATCGTACGGTTTCTCCGGCGTCGTGAAAAAGCCGTACCGCGTTTCGGAATTAAGCGAAACCCTCAGCCGGGCCATGCACAGGACGTCCGATCTCTGAGAACCGCTGATGCGCAGCCCTCATTCAGAACGGGATTGTATCAGCGTCGCGGAAGACCTGCCCCGCCGTCATTTCCCCGATTTTTTTGCGTGTTCGTGATTGAAGATATGGTCCTTGCAGTACCCGAGCCCGCCGCATTCCGGGCAGTACCTGAACTCCATCTGGGGGTCCGAGAGGTCGGTCTTGCCGCAGGCTGCGCACGTGTGGAATGGCTCCCGGCCGGTCGTGTACTGTTTCGACTGGAAGACCATCTTCCGGTTCCCCGCCTTCATCCGCCAGAGAATGTCCCTGCCGAAGAACAAAAGAAAATTGCTGATCGACGCGAGCACGAGCAGGCGCGTGTGCCACGAGCCGGTGATCATCTCGTAGGCATAGCCGAGCCATGTGAGGAGGGCCAGCCATTTGATCTTCACGGGGAGGATGAAGAAGAGGTAGAGCTGGAAATCGGGGTACAGGTAGGCAAAGGCCAGAAACACCGAACCGGCGATGAAGATGTTCGTCGCGGCAAAATAGGGAAAGAGAAAAGTCACGGCCACGGTGACCGCGTACCCGACGAGCAGGAACACATTATACCGGAAGGCACCCCAGCGGCCTTCGAGGGCGTTTCCCATGAGATAGAACAGGTACCACGCGAAGAACGCGAAGATCGGACTGGTGGCCGGCGGAATGAACACGAAGGTGATCAGGCGCCACCACTCTCCCGCAAGGACGCGGTCGGGGATCAGGAGAACCCGTTCCAGGATGAACCGGCCCGATAGGGCGAAGACAAAGAACAGCACCTGGCCGAGAATGATGTAGAGCGTCACGTTCGGAATTGCGTACCGCCGCAGTTTTCTATCCAGTCTGTCGAGAAGACTCATGCCATACTCCCGAAATGTTCCGCGGTGTGCCGGTCAAGGGATGAAAGCTGCCCCGTTTATCATGGTGAGGCCGCCCGCGGCATCGAACTCCGCATTCAGCCGCTCCCCGGACTCGAGCTCGCAGGAGATGACGCCGTCCTGCTCAAGGGGGGAAAGCCCCTTCAGCCGGAGATAGGAAAGAAGCGTACCGCGGTGGTTGAGGTCGTACCGTGAAGAGACGTCCGCAAGACGCTGTACGAGCCTTGCCCGGTCGAAGGACGGCTGTGAATCGATTGCCCGGTCGAACAGCAGGAGATGCACGGCGCCGCCTTCGTAAGCATCGCGGAAGGAGCAGCTTGCCTTGCACACCTGTGCCGAGATCATCGCGATGGCGCTGCCATCAATGCGGACGAGGTCGATCGAAGGCGTCGTGAACTCGGCCAGACCCTGGCTCATACCCCACTGCCTCAGCTGCAGCGATGCGTCAAGCAGTCCCTCGGGGATCTCGGTCTGCTCCTCGGCCCATGCCCAGAGCCATGTGAGCGTATTGTCCGATTCCGTGCCGATGACCTGCATCGGGAACTCGAACTCATTGATACGGATCGTTCCCGCATCGAGGTTGAGCTCGTACTGGTGGTCTCCGACGAGCGAGAGCAGCCTGTCCCGCTTTTCGAGCGAGAGCAGAGCCCATTGTTCCAGGTAGTGTTGAAATGTAATCAGTGGAGCCCCCTTCGGGGGGAGCCGGAGGCTCCCCTTAATAAGGCGACCTCTCTCCCGCGCCAGGCGGGCATGAGTGCACGGCGCGGATTTCGGTGCATTCCACCCCGGCGGGAGCCGGGGCATGCCAGGTCGCGGGATGGCCAGAAGCGGTACTATACCCATATTCGGCTTATTTTGCAAGGCCGGTGTCCCGCATGTCCACGGGAAGGGAATGCGTGAAGGGAGTGTCAGGCGGCATCACGCGGAGGGCAGGTCAAAGCATGACGACGCGGTTCCGGCCCTGTTTCTTCGCTTCATACATGGCAAGGTCCGCCGCGTGGAGCAGTTTTTCCTGTGAATCAAGGGAAGGGTCCGGCAAACCCGCAAGGCCGATGCTGACCGTGATCTGTCTGTCGTCGAAGCCGGTGAACGCATGCTGCGATACTGCCATGAGGATCCGGTCGGCTGCAAGCTTGGCATTCGCCTTCGGCGTGTTCGGGCTCAGGACAACGAACTCTTCGCCGCCCCAGCGGGCGGGCGTGTCGACCTCGCGGATGCTGGCCTGGATGAGCTGGGCGACCTCTTTGAGCACCACGTCACCGCTCTGATGACCGCGCTCGTCATTCACCTTCTTGAAGTGGTCGATGTCGATCATCATGCAGCTCAAGGGGTTCCGGTACCGGAGGGCGCGCTTGAACTCGTTCGCGAGCAGGTATTCGAAGCGCCGCCGGTTGAACAGCGTGGTCAAGGAGTCCATGACCGCGAGGGTTTCCACGCGCGTCAGCATGTCCTCGAGCTGCCGGTTCTTCTGCAGCAGCTCGTCCTGCTGGGTCTTTGTTCTGAGCCGAACATAGATGCGGGCATTCAGCTCTGACTCATCGAAGGGTTTGGGGAGGTAGTCATCGGCACCGGCCTCGAGTCCCGCGACCCGGTCGTGCACGGAGTCCTTTGCGGTGAGCATGATGATCGGGATGTTTTTCGTATTCTGGTCCAGCTTCAACCAGCGGCAGACATCGTTTCCGTCGATATCCGGCAGGATACGGTCAAGGAGGATGAGATCCACGGCGCCGGTCTTGGCGGTCTTGAATGCAGACATGCCGTCTTCCGCACAGAATACGAGGTAGCCGTTCTTCTCCAGGTACTCCTTGATGATCGATGCCTGCATCTTGTTGTCTTCTACGAGGAGAATATTCGCTTTCGCCACGGGCACTCCTTCAACCGGAATTGCAAATTATGTCATAAAGCCTTCTGCATGGCAAGAATAATTTGGCGGGTTTTTGCGTACGGAGCGCAACCTCAGCCGTATTGATGACCCCTGATGCTCCAATGCAGGAACTGGTGGATCTCGTCCGCCGCGGATTTTGCACTTGACCGGACGGACTCGTCCCGGTCCTCGAGCGCGGCCTCGATGACCGGCAGGACACCCGCTGCGTCGAGCTTCCGGAAGCGCCTGGCCAGATGGCCGAGGCTGACGAGCGCATTGCCGCGGACCCGGCTGTCCCCGCTGGAGCAGAGCTGGATACAGACGGCCTGGGTAAGGCTGAAGTCAAGGTCGGAAAGGGCGAGCGTGAGGGATACGAACTGGAGTTCCTCGGGGTCGTTCCGCTGGAGCGCGTGGTGCACATCCTTTGCGGTGACGGTTTGGAGGTCCTGGAATTTGTTTGCCATAGGGAAACATCCCGCAAAGGACTGCCGCTGGATGGATACTACTCCCGTGAATGTCCGGTGTCAAGGTTCGGACAGGCGGGCGAGCGGGAAGGAGCGTTCCCGGGTGTCATCTTGAGGTAAGGGTTCATGTGTTTCAGGGGACGCGTCTTATGCGGGACCCGTCATCGCGCAGGGGGAAACCGGATCGGACCTGCTCTCCGGCAGACGTGAATCAGCCGAGGGATACGACGCCCGCACCGAGCACGGCCTCGATCTCGCTGATGAGCTGTGCGGTGGGGTTCACACGGATCTCCCTGTCCACGGAGATCAGGGAGTCGGGGCGCGTCGGGTTCCGAAGGCGGAGATAGACCGGAATGGAGCCCTTGTATCTGAGCAGGATATCCTTGACCCGGGAAAGGTCCTCCGGGGTCAGGCCCGTGGCGTTGAACATGATGTCCATGCGCGTCGTGCCCCGCTTTTTGACCTCGGCGAGCAGATGGAGCCGGGTCGCCTTGATCTTGTTGCCCTGTTCGCTCTTGTCGAGCTGGCCCGCGATCAGGAGCGGCGTATCGGTCAGGAGCAGGTGGTGGGACGTCTTGTAGAGATCGGGGAAGACGACGACCTCGACGGTCCCGGAAAGGTCCTCGAGGTTCAGGATGGCCATCTTCTCCTGGCTCCTCTTCGTGACCTTGATCTTCATGCCCGCGATGACGCCGCAGATGGTCAATTCCTTGCCGTCCGTCGCCGCGTCGAGCGTCTCCGTCGTCGCCGTGGCGTAGCGCGCCATGTCCGTCTGGTACGCGGCGAGGGGGTGGCCGGACAGGTAGAACCCGATGCTCTCTTTCTCATGGGCAAGGAGCTGTCCCTCGTTCCATTCCGGAACGTCGGGCAGCGAGGCTTCCTTATGCGACCCCAGGGAGTCAAAGATGCTGAACTGTCCGATGGCTTCCTGCTCCTGGTGCTTGCTTCCCTGGTCGATGATCATGCCCAGGCCTTCCATCATCTGTGCCCGCCGGGCGCCGTTCCCGTCGAAGGCGCCGCACTTGATCAGCGCCTCGATCACGCGCCGGTTCACGCGGCGCTGGTCCACCTTCTTGCAGAAGTCGATGATCGACGTGAACGCTTCCTTTGACTCCCGCGCCTCGATGATGGCCTCGATGGCCGAGAGCCCCACGTTCTTGACCGCCGCCAGTCCGAACCGGATCGATCCGATGGTGCTGCCCGGCTCCACGGCCTCGCGGTCGTGCGCATCGACCACGGTGAAGTCCCACATGCTCGTGTTCACGTCCGGCTGCAGGATATCGATGCCCATCTGGCGCGCCTCGTGGATGTACTTTACCACCTTGTCCGTGTCCTGGACTTCGCTCGTGAGCAGGGCCGCCATGTATTCGACGGGGTAGTGGGCCTTCAAATAGGCCGTCTGGTACGAGATCAGGGCGTAGGCGGCGCTGTGCGACTTGTTGAACCCGTACTCCGCGAACTTGGCCATGAGGTCGAAGATCTTTTCGGCCTTTTTCAGGTCGATGCCCTCTTTTTTCGCCCCGTCGAGGAAAGGCACCTTCTCCTTGGCCATGACCTCGGGGTCCTTCTTTCCCATGGCCCGCCGGAGCAGGTCCGCGCCGCCCAGGGAATAGCCCGCCAGGGTCCGGGCGATCTGCATCACCTGCTCCTGGTAAACGATGACGCCGTAGGTGTCCTTTAGAATGGGTTCGAGCGCCGGCAGCTCATAGGTGATCTTCGTGGCGCCCTTCTTGCGCTTGATGAAGTCATCCACCATGCCGCTCTGGAGCGGCCCCGGGCGGTACAGGGCGACCAGCGCGATAAGGTCCTCGAAGCACTGCGGCTTCATTTTGACCACGATGTCCCGCATGCCCGAGGATTCGAGCTGAAAGATACCGGCCGTCTCGCCCCGCGACAGCAGGTCATAGGTCTTCTGGTCGTTCAGGGGAATGCGGGAGATCGAGAACCGCTCCGAGTCCGCCAGGGGCGCCGTCGCGAGACGGTCGTTGACGGTCTTGACGGCCTTGTCGATGACGGTCAGCGTGCGGAGTCCGAGGAAGTCGAACTTCACGAGCCCGATCTTCTCGACGCCCTTCATATCGAACTGGGTCGTGATCTCGTCCTTCGGCGTCTTGAAGAGGGGCACGTATTCCGTGAGCGGCTCCTCGGAAATGACCACGCCGGCCGCGTGCTTTGACGCGTGGCGCACCTGGCCTTCGAGGCTGCGCGCGATCTCGATCAGCTCCGCCATGCGGGAGTCCTTCATGAGTTCCTTGAACCGGGGCTCCTGCTTGATGGCATCTTCCAGCGTGATGTTCAGCGTGTTCGGCACGAGCTTGGCGACCTTGTCGACCTCGGAATAGGGGATGTCGAGCACCCGCCCTACGTCACGTATCACGCCCTTGGCCATCATCGTGCCGTAGGTGATGATCTGGGTCACGTGGTCCTGCCCGTACTTCTCGGTCACGTACTTCAATACCTCGTCGCGCCGGTCCATGCAGAAGTCCACGTCGATGTCGGGCATGCTGATGCGCTCGGGGTTCAGGAAGCGCTCGAACAGGAGGTTGTAAGGCAGGGGATCGAGGTCCGTGATCCTGAGGCTGTAAGCGACGAGGCTTCCGGCGGCCGAACCGCGGCCGGGGCCCACGGGAATGCCGTGTTCCTTGGCGTAGCGGATGAAGTCCCAGACGATCAGGAAGTATCCGGCAAAGCCCATCTTTTCAAGCATGGCGATCTCGGACTCGAGCCGCGAACGGTAGACCCCGGGATCGAAGCTGCCCGGGCCGCGCACGGCCTCGATCTCCCGGAACCGATCCTCCAGTCCTTTGCGGGCCAGCTCCGCCATGAAGGATTCCCTGGTGTAGCCGTCCGGGACCGGAAAGTGGGGCAGATGGTACTTGCCGAGTTCGAGCTGGATATTACAGCGTTCGGCGATCGCTATCGTGTTCGAGATGGCCTCCGGAACATGGGCGAAGGATCTTTTCATTTCCTCCGGTGTCTTCACGTAGAAGGTCTCCGAAGAGAACCGCATGCGATTCGCGTCCTTTACGGTCTTCCCGGTCTGGATGCAGAGCAGGGCGTCGTGGGACTTGTGGTCCTCCCTGTTCAGGTAGTGGCAGTCATTGGTGGCCACGAGCGGGATGCCCGTGTCCTTCGAGAGTCTGATCAGTTCCCGGTTCGCCTGCTCCTGTTCCGGGATGCCGTTGTCCTGCAGCTCGAAGTAGAAATTCCCCATGCCCAGGATGTCCTGGTACTCGAGGGCCGCCTTCTTCGCGTCCTCATACCGGCCCTGCAGGAGCAGCCTGGGCACTTCACCCGAGAGACAGGCCGACATGCCGATCAGACCCTGACTGTGCTGCCGAAGGATCTCCTTGTCGATGCGGGGCTTGTAATAGAAGCCTTCGAGATAGGCGGCCGTAACCAGCTTGACAAGATTCTTGTATCCCTGCCGGTCCCGGGACAGGAGGATCAGGTGGTAAAAGCTTTCGTCGTGCTGGCTCGCAGTGCCCGTCTTCTCGAAGCGCGAACCGGGGGCCACGTACATCTCGCACCCGATGATGGGCTTGATGCCGGCCTTCGTGGCCTTGAGGTAGAAATCGAGCGCGCCGAACAGGTTGCCGTGGTCCGTCACGGCGATGGCCGGCATCTTGAGGTCAACAGCTTTCTTGATGAGGGCGTCGAGCGCGTTCGCTCCGTCGAGCAGGCTGTATTCGGTGTGGAGGTGCAGGTGGACGAAGTCGGAGTGGTGCATAGCTTAAAACCAATAAACGCAAGAAGAGAAGTGTAACCACGGATAAACACAGATGAACACGGATAATTACGGCAACAGATCAGATCAAATCAGGACAAACAGGAAAAAGCCGAGTCAAAAAAACGGGGATCAATTCTTCCCGCACCTCGTGCCATGGCGGTTGCTGTTTTCGGTTGAGCGTGAAAATGGAGGCGGCGATCGGATTTGAACCGATGAATGAAGGTTTTGCAGACCTCTGCCTTAGCCACTTGGCTACGCCGCCGCTGTCGTACAAGAAGTCCTGAATAGTGAGCTGGGAGTAGGGAGCGGGATGACAAGGACGTGAGCCGGAAGTTACGAAACGTATTAGGTTAACTCCGTACCCCGAACTCGGTACTCTCTGTGCGGACACACGATCCGGACAGCGCCGTATGTCTGCCTGAAACAGAGTGAATATTAGTGGAAAAAGGGGGGGATGTCAAGTTCAAAAACTGCTAACAACGCCCCTATCCTTTTGCTCTCTTAAGGAAAATATCGGAAGCCGGATCATTCATAAGCGGCAAATAAACCTCAAATCCTCTTATCAACTGGAATGAGATCCGTCTGCATCGCGAATGAGTTGCCTGCAGCGACAGTACCCCTGCATTCCCGGCGAACTTATGCATATCGTAAGAAATGTGTATCCAAAATATTCTATGGATAGGGACTGCCTGTTGAAACCGCACTCCGCGGAGCTGATTCAGGGAGGACCGCAAATTTTGTGGGACTTTTAATATTACTGTAACATGTTGGTGTCAGGATATGGTTCAGAAGGAGGTGAATGTGCACGAACATCGGTTGACTGCAATAAAAAATCCTTTGGATCACTCTGCTGCGTGACGGTCATGAGAAAAGTACGTTATTCTCTGCTTTAAGTATGATCGTTGCCGCCGATCATTGTCGCAAGAAAACTTATTGTTGCACGGACAATTATTTTCAAGGTGACCTGTTCCCAGCGAAAAAGGGTTTGTCCGGTACCTGATATACTATATTGCTGCCAACGGCAGCCCAGTGCAAAGAGGAGGGAAAATGCAGAACCAGATGGCACCCGGAGCGACCCGGGAAATCTACGACAAAAATAATGAGCAGCACGTCCACGCAATTGACGGACTGGTATATGAGCTCGGGATTCCCGCGGAAGAAGTCAATCGATCCTATCGGGAGATCCTAGACGAGCTGAAAAAGGATGTCAAAGTGAAGGCATTCCTGCCTTTCGTGGTGTGCCAGGGAGTAAAAGAACGGTTGCAGCAAAAGTAAAGTTCAATCTATCATTTGCATATTTTATCTCTTGATCCTTTAACAATAATGCCTATCGATTATTCTCACATAAAAGAACATATGCGAGAACCGCCAGAACGAAATGTATTGCACAATCACTGGCGCTGAAATAGAAAAGGAGTTAACCGGTGTCGGTTAACTCCTTATTTTCTATGCCTTGAATGGAGCGGGTGGCGGGATTCGAACCCGTGACCCCAACCTTGGCAAGGTTGTGCTCTACCAGCTGAGCTACACCCGCATTCTGTATATCTTTCCGATGCTTGGAACGACCAACTATAACAAAGTGGTCCATCCTTGTCAACAGAAAAGTAGCCGCTGGATCAGCAACAGGGGACCGGAGGGAGTCCGGGAACCAGGGAACTATTGCGCAGCAGGGCCCTTTCCAACGCACGGTCGGCGAGTCGCTGCAGGATTTTGAGTAATCTTTGACTCATCATGATTAAGCTGGCTCGCAAGGGTGAGAGGGAGAAGTTGGATAATCACGGAGAGTGATTAATCCCTGCTACCTTCCGGTTAAATTTCGTTTCAGGCGCGCCTTTTCTCCCCGGTCCCTTGACGGAGGACCTTTACTGTGGTAATTTGTAGTGTTGATTCAAATATTCTGTATCACGATTAGGGAGGATGATTCTACGCCTATGAACACGGTAAAAACAGTCGGTTTGATGACGTTTCTCATGGTTCTGTTTGTTGCCATCGGCGGGGCCTTGGGGGGAAGAAGCGGAATGGTCATGGCCGTCATGTTCGCCGCAGTCATGAACGTCGGCATGTACTGGTTCAGTGACAAGCTCGTGCTCAGAATGTACCGCGCCCAGCCTGTCACCGAGGGGCAGGCGCCCGAACTGTACTCCATCGTTCGCACCCTCGTTCAGAAGGCCGGGATGCCGATGCCGAAGGTCTATATCATTCCCGAGGAGGCGCCGAACGCGTTTGCGACGGGCAGGAACCCGGATCATGCGGTCGTGGCCGTCACGCAGGGGATCATGCGGATCCTCTCCCGCGAGGAGCTCTCCGGAGTCATCGCGCATGAACTGGCCCATATCAAGCACCGCGACATGCTGACCGGCACCATCGTGGCGACCGTTGCCGGGGCCATCAGCATGCTTGCCCAGATGGCGCAATGGTCCATGATCTTTGGCGGAGGCAGGCGCGACGACGACGAGGGCGGGAGCCCAATTGTGGCGATCGTCATGATGATCGTGGCGCCGATCGCGGCCATGCTGGTCCAGATGGCCATATCGCGGACCCGGGAGTATGATGCGGACAAGGGCGGGGCTGGTATCGCAGGCAACCCTCACGGACTCTCCAACGCTCTTCTGAAGCTTGAGCGGGGAAACCAGGTCGTTCCCATGGAGGACGCCAGGCCCGCCACGGCCCACATGTTCATCGTGAACCCGCTCCACGGCGGCGGCCTGATGAACCTCTTCAGCACCCATCCGCCCATCGCTGAGCGCGTTAAGCGGCTGGAAGAGATGGCCAGGGGCAGATAAAAAGGATCCTGATGTCGAGAAAGGGCTTAAGATGATCTTAAGCCCTTTTTTATTGCTCCGGCGGGGATATCGAAAAGACACGACGCCGGGTGCAGGACTGCGTTTCCCCTCGAAGCCGTTCGTTCCGGATGATCTTCCGCCCCACGTGCAGGACATCCTTCAGTAACGGTCGTTTTCCCCGCTACAGCCGGTCAGTCGTCAACCAACATCATTTCGATCTTGTGGTCATCATGGCCGGCTTTCAGATTTCGTTCAGATGGACCGTCTTCCCGCCTTTGCAGTTGAAGAAAAGGCCGCATGCTATCCCTCGCTTCCCTGTGTGAAAAACTTCTGATATAATCGAAATGCACGGTTCGCATGCGGCCGTAAATCCATGTTCGCGGGGTGGACAGCCATGAGGACATTCAAGGAGATCAAGCACGACTACCGGTTCACGGAGGAGGACGAACAGCGGCTGGCCGGCCTGCGACAGCTCATGGCAGAGCACACCGATGAGGTCATGAACACGCTCAACGACTGGATCATGGGGACCAGGGGCGCTGCCCAGTATTTCACGGAGGAATCTCGGAAGAAGCACGTCTTCGATTCTCAACGGGTCTGGTTCCACGATCTCTTTTCAGGCGTCTACGACAGCAGGTATTATGAAAAGCTCATTCGCATCGGCGCCGCCCATGTCAGGCACAAGGTGGATGCCCATTACATGAACCGGGCCGTCAACCTGGTGAAGAACGCCTGCATCGGCATCCTGCAAAAACAGGATGAAGACAAAAAGACGATCACGGACAAGATCATCTCTCTCGGCAAGATCCTGGACATCAGCCTTGACGTCATCACGACGTCCTATATCGAGGAAGAGATCAGGGCCTACTCGCCGGTATACAAGGTCAAGAGCGGTCTGATCTCCTTCTCGGAGCGGTTCTCCCAGACCACGAATCTCCTGCTGGTGCTGGCGCTCATCGGCCTGACGCTGGGCGTGGTCTGGCTTTTCGCCCAGGACGTCATGCATCTGCTTAGCGGGGACGTGGAGCGCGGCATCATCTCGGCGCTGGGCTCCATGCTGCTGCTCTGGCTCATGATCGAGCTCATGAACACCGAGATCGCCCATCTCAAGGGAGGCAAGTTCCATATCAGCGTGTTCGTCGGGGTCGCCCTCGTGACCATGATCCGGGAGACCATGATCGCCACGCTGAAGCACGAAAAGCCCGAGTCCATCTATTACCTGATCGCGGCAATCCTGGTCATCGGGTTCGTGTTCTGGATCGTGACCAAGGCCGAAGAGCGGCAGAAATAGCTTGCGTGCCGGCAGTATGATGCCCGTCATATCCGGCCTTCCGCTTCTTCTGGTACTCTTATCGTGCGAGGAAACCCATGGAAAACAGGCCGCCAGACTGCAATCTTTCTGAAGAAGACCTTCGCGAAGCCATCAGGGAAATGAAGACCTACGTCGATGTGACGGAAGAAGACCTGAAGAAGATCTTCGAGATAGCGCTTCGTCATGCCCAGGAGCGGGCTGCGCTGCATATGCCCGTGCGCGACGTGATGACGAAGCGGGTGGTCACCATCTCGCGCACTGCCGATATTCACGAAGCGGCCCGGCTTCTTTCCGAGAACCGCGTGAGCGGCATGCCTGTCGTGGACGATCGGAACGTGGTCATCGGCGTCATCAGCGAGGCGGACATCCTTATGCTGGCCGGACTGCACGAAGGCCATACGTTCCGGGACATCCTGCACCGCATCATGGGGGAGCCGGTTCCGGCGCGGAAAGCGGGGAACACAGTGGGACAGGTCATGAGCTTCCCGCCGATCACGAGCAAGGCCGACGACGACGTGAGCGAGGTGGCGAAGCTGCTGGACGAGCGGAGGATAAAACGGCTGCCCGTGGTAGATGATGAGGGCAGGCTGATCGGGATCATTTCGCGGGCCGACATTGTCCGGGCCATCGGGAAGATGGAATCAAGAGGGT includes these proteins:
- a CDS encoding ATP-binding protein translates to GLNVADVIAPQDRERALQKIQERMRGSRNEHQEYMAIRKDGTTFPGTVHAIPIVRDGRPAGLRGILIDITDRKRFEAEVLRSQKLESIGVMAGGIAHDFNNILTGILGNLSLAKIRLDRSNPLYQRIDEAEKASLHARDLTQQLLTFARGGSPVKKLIALGPLIRDAVGFAVRGSNVRVEYRLDEDLKPVEADAGQLAQVFHNLVINACQAMPRGGTLVIAAQNCGAGTAITAPALSGDFVQVRIEDQGIGIPPEHLSKIFDPYFTTKQRGSGLGLAIAYSVVKSHGGHIDVASILGRGTTFTLHLPSAEGRAAPRRAEETAIIGGKGRVLVMDDEEIVRAVVMSMLIELGYEAVSSRDGSETIRLYRDAKAAGRGFDAVIMDLTIPGGMGGKEAVRELRAFDPHVRAIVSSGYSDDPIMADYQSYGFSGVVKKPYRVSELSETLSRAMHRTSDL
- a CDS encoding diguanylate cyclase, with translation MAKANILLVEDNKMQASIIKEYLEKNGYLVFCAEDGMSAFKTAKTGAVDLILLDRILPDIDGNDVCRWLKLDQNTKNIPIIMLTAKDSVHDRVAGLEAGADDYLPKPFDESELNARIYVRLRTKTQQDELLQKNRQLEDMLTRVETLAVMDSLTTLFNRRRFEYLLANEFKRALRYRNPLSCMMIDIDHFKKVNDERGHQSGDVVLKEVAQLIQASIREVDTPARWGGEEFVVLSPNTPKANAKLAADRILMAVSQHAFTGFDDRQITVSIGLAGLPDPSLDSQEKLLHAADLAMYEAKKQGRNRVVML
- the dnaE gene encoding DNA polymerase III subunit alpha — its product is MHHSDFVHLHLHTEYSLLDGANALDALIKKAVDLKMPAIAVTDHGNLFGALDFYLKATKAGIKPIIGCEMYVAPGSRFEKTGTASQHDESFYHLILLSRDRQGYKNLVKLVTAAYLEGFYYKPRIDKEILRQHSQGLIGMSACLSGEVPRLLLQGRYEDAKKAALEYQDILGMGNFYFELQDNGIPEQEQANRELIRLSKDTGIPLVATNDCHYLNREDHKSHDALLCIQTGKTVKDANRMRFSSETFYVKTPEEMKRSFAHVPEAISNTIAIAERCNIQLELGKYHLPHFPVPDGYTRESFMAELARKGLEDRFREIEAVRGPGSFDPGVYRSRLESEIAMLEKMGFAGYFLIVWDFIRYAKEHGIPVGPGRGSAAGSLVAYSLRITDLDPLPYNLLFERFLNPERISMPDIDVDFCMDRRDEVLKYVTEKYGQDHVTQIITYGTMMAKGVIRDVGRVLDIPYSEVDKVAKLVPNTLNITLEDAIKQEPRFKELMKDSRMAELIEIARSLEGQVRHASKHAAGVVISEEPLTEYVPLFKTPKDEITTQFDMKGVEKIGLVKFDFLGLRTLTVIDKAVKTVNDRLATAPLADSERFSISRIPLNDQKTYDLLSRGETAGIFQLESSGMRDIVVKMKPQCFEDLIALVALYRPGPLQSGMVDDFIKRKKGATKITYELPALEPILKDTYGVIVYQEQVMQIARTLAGYSLGGADLLRRAMGKKDPEVMAKEKVPFLDGAKKEGIDLKKAEKIFDLMAKFAEYGFNKSHSAAYALISYQTAYLKAHYPVEYMAALLTSEVQDTDKVVKYIHEARQMGIDILQPDVNTSMWDFTVVDAHDREAVEPGSTIGSIRFGLAAVKNVGLSAIEAIIEARESKEAFTSIIDFCKKVDQRRVNRRVIEALIKCGAFDGNGARRAQMMEGLGMIIDQGSKHQEQEAIGQFSIFDSLGSHKEASLPDVPEWNEGQLLAHEKESIGFYLSGHPLAAYQTDMARYATATTETLDAATDGKELTICGVIAGMKIKVTKRSQEKMAILNLEDLSGTVEVVVFPDLYKTSHHLLLTDTPLLIAGQLDKSEQGNKIKATRLHLLAEVKKRGTTRMDIMFNATGLTPEDLSRVKDILLRYKGSIPVYLRLRNPTRPDSLISVDREIRVNPTAQLISEIEAVLGAGVVSLG
- the htpX gene encoding zinc metalloprotease HtpX; protein product: MNTVKTVGLMTFLMVLFVAIGGALGGRSGMVMAVMFAAVMNVGMYWFSDKLVLRMYRAQPVTEGQAPELYSIVRTLVQKAGMPMPKVYIIPEEAPNAFATGRNPDHAVVAVTQGIMRILSREELSGVIAHELAHIKHRDMLTGTIVATVAGAISMLAQMAQWSMIFGGGRRDDDEGGSPIVAIVMMIVAPIAAMLVQMAISRTREYDADKGGAGIAGNPHGLSNALLKLERGNQVVPMEDARPATAHMFIVNPLHGGGLMNLFSTHPPIAERVKRLEEMARGR
- a CDS encoding protoglobin domain-containing protein; the protein is MRTFKEIKHDYRFTEEDEQRLAGLRQLMAEHTDEVMNTLNDWIMGTRGAAQYFTEESRKKHVFDSQRVWFHDLFSGVYDSRYYEKLIRIGAAHVRHKVDAHYMNRAVNLVKNACIGILQKQDEDKKTITDKIISLGKILDISLDVITTSYIEEEIRAYSPVYKVKSGLISFSERFSQTTNLLLVLALIGLTLGVVWLFAQDVMHLLSGDVERGIISALGSMLLLWLMIELMNTEIAHLKGGKFHISVFVGVALVTMIRETMIATLKHEKPESIYYLIAAILVIGFVFWIVTKAEERQK
- a CDS encoding CBS domain-containing protein, which gives rise to MENRPPDCNLSEEDLREAIREMKTYVDVTEEDLKKIFEIALRHAQERAALHMPVRDVMTKRVVTISRTADIHEAARLLSENRVSGMPVVDDRNVVIGVISEADILMLAGLHEGHTFRDILHRIMGEPVPARKAGNTVGQVMSFPPITSKADDDVSEVAKLLDERRIKRLPVVDDEGRLIGIISRADIVRAIGKMESRG